cataataaaccccaggaagagtagctgctgccttggcagggactaatggggatccataataaaccccaggaagagtagctgctgccttggcaggaactaatggggatccataataaaccccaggaagagtagctgctgccttggcagggagACCTTCATTGTCTATACGAGCGCAGGAATATGAATGACCACGGCCTCATTCCTGCTGTTTGTCGTCTGAGCGATGAACGTTTCTGAGACAGGAAACATTTACTGACCGAGTCAAAGGTCATTTGAACTGACCACTAGACCATGACTGTCCTGACATTCTCATGCCCCTGTCGTCCTGTGACACAAAAATATTCCAACCATAACAAACCCTGCTCCTGCTAGcgttctgtactctctggacagCCCAAAGCACTCTGGGTTGGAGAGAGACCCTCCCGCTAATGTCCACCAACACAGTCCCCTGGTCCCAATTCCCTTAACCATGCTCCTGGTCATGCCTCTGGAATTCATATTAAGTCTAGTCCTGGAGAGCAGCATAAGACTGAGTCAGTACAGAACCCTGAAAGCAAAGTAGGTTCTAGGTACTGAATGTTCTACTGCAACCACAGTAGAACCGGAGTCACACAAACAAAGAGACATAAGAGCACAACAAATACGTGTTTGGTTGGCTTTGTGAAacaaaatagcaccctattaacctatgggccttggtcaaatagcaccctattaacctatgggccttggtcaaatagcaccctattaacctatgggccttggtcaaatagcaccctattaacctatgggccttggtcaaatagcaccctattaacctatgggccttggtcaaatagcaccctattaacctatgggccttggtcaaatagcaccctattaacctatgggccttggtcaaatagcaccctattaacctatgggccttggtcaaatagcaccctattaacctatgggccttggtcaaatagcaccctattccctatgggccttcgtcaaatagcaccctattaacctatgggccttggtcaaatagcaccctattaacctatgggccttggtcaaatagcaccctattaacctatgggccttggtcaaatagcaccctattccctatgggccttcgtcaaatagcaccctattaacctatgggccttggtcaaatagcaccctattaacctatgggccttggtcaaatagcaccctattaacctatgggccttggtcaaatagcaccctattaacctatgggccttggtcaaatagcaccctattaacctatgggccttggtcaaatagcaccctattaacctatgggccttggtcaaatagcaccctattaacctatgggccttggtcaaatagcaccctattccctatgggccttggtcaaatggcaccctattccctatgggccttggtcaaatagcaccctattccttatgggccttggtcaaatagcaccctattccttatgggccttggtcaaatagcaccctattaacctatgggccttggtcaaatggcaccctattaacctatgggccttggtcaaatggcaccctattccctatgggccttggtcaaatagcaccctattaacctatgggccttggtcaaatagcaccctattaacctatgggccttggtcaaatagcaccctattaacctatgggccttggtcaaatagcaccctattaacctatgggccttggtcaaatagcaccctattaacctatgggccttggtcaaatagcaccctattaacctatgggccttggtcaaatagcaccctattaacctatgggccttggtcaaatagcaccctattccctatgggccttcgtcaaatagcaccctattaacctatgggccttggtcaaatagcaccctattccctatgggccttggtcaaatggcaccctattccctatgggccttggtcaaatagcaccctattccttatgggccttggtcaaatagcaccctattccctatgggccttggtcaaatggcaccctattccctatgggccttggtcaaatggcaccctattccctatgggccttggtcaaatggcaccctattccctatgggccttggtcaaatagcaccctattctctatgggccttggtcaaatggcaccctattccttatgggccttggtcaaatagagccctattccctatgggccttggtcaaatggcaccctattccctatgggccttggtcaaatggcaccctattccctatgggccttggtcaaatagcaccctattccctatgggccttggtcaaatggcaccctattccctatgggccttggtcaaatggcaccctattccctatgggccttggtcaaatggcaccctattccctatgggccttggtcaaatagcaccctattccctatgggccttggtcaaatggcaccctattccctatgggccttggtcaaatagcaccctattccttatgggccttggtcaaatagcactctattccagtcagtcagtggtgggaagCTCCAGTCCCAGGGgagttcagtcagtcagtgttgGGAAGCTCCAGTCCAGGGGAGTTCAGTCAATGGTGGGAAGCTCCAGTCCCAGGGgagttcagtcagtcagtgttgGGAAGCTCCAGTCCCAGAGGagttcagtcagtcagtggtgggaagCTCCAGTCCCAGGGgagttcagtcagtcagtgttgGGAAGCTCCAGTCCAGGGGAGTTCAATCAGTCAGTGTTGGGAAGCTCCAGTCCCAGAGGATTTCAGTCAGTTAGTGGTGGGAAGCTCCAGTCCCAGGGTTAAAGGTACAGTAGCCTGCGTCAGCTGAGTACGTAGCGTATAGCGTAATGAACTAGGGAATGGAttgccctcttcctctctcccctcttctcttctctttttaaGCTCAAAGTCCAGCACAGCCTACTGTACAGTAACTGTAGCTTCCTGCCCACAGACCCAGCCTCCAGCCTGTCGCCTGACAAACACCTCATTCTCAACACAGATCATGTGCCTCAGTGTTCAGCCACTGGCTCTCCTCTCCCTGCTGCAGGAAGTCGAGCGTGTTATTCTTTataccccctcctccacctctcctcttctcctccattcTTTTCTTTCCTCTTAGAGCCTGACATCCCCATTCACTCACACCATTTCTCTCTGCGCAatcgctctctctgcctcctgcTCTGTCaggccaaagagagagagagagagagctgtgtctgTGTTGTCGTGCTGTagcccaggctgagagagagagagagagagctgtgtctgTGTTGTCGTGCTGTagcccaggctgagagagagagagagagacagaggacgcTCGTGAGAGGAGGAACAGTCACTACAGTGCACCGAAGGAGAGcaagaggaggaagaaagaagagaaggaaaggagaggcCCCCACTGTGGCTAGGAGATCCAGGGGCAGCCAGGTGAGATCCAGCCAAGGAAAGGAGAGGCCCCCACTGTGGCTGGGAGATCCAGGGGCAGCCAGGTGAGAACCAGccagggagagaagaagaggccCCCACTGTGGCTAGAAGATCCAGGGGCAGCCAGGTGAGATCCAGCCAAGGAAAGGAGAGGCCCCCACTGTGGCTAGGAGATCCAGGGGCAGCCAGGTGAGAACCAGccagggagagaagaagaggccCCCACTGTGGCTAGGAGATCCAGGGGCAGCCAGGTGAGAACCAGccagggagagaagaagaggccCCCACTGTACCTACGAGATCGTGTGGCAGCCAGTGAGATCCAGCCAGGTAGAGAAGGAGAGGCCACCACTGTGCCTAGGAGATCCAGGGAAAAGCCTGCTAAAACCAGCCAGACCAGGCGGTCATGGAGGCCCAGGTGAGGGATCtatccctcctgtctcccctggGTACCAACgagtccctccctccccccaccctGACCCCGGCCGTACCCCCTTACGTGAAGCTAGGTCTCACTGTGGTCTACACTGTCTTCTACTCCCTGCTATTCCTCTTCATCTATCTACAGCTGTGGATGGTGCTGCGCTACAAACACAAGCGGTGCAGCTACCAGACAGTGTTTCTCTTCCTGTGTCTGCTGTGGGCTGCGTTGAGGGCCGTCCTCTTC
This DNA window, taken from Salvelinus namaycush isolate Seneca unplaced genomic scaffold, SaNama_1.0 Scaffold2309, whole genome shotgun sequence, encodes the following:
- the LOC120038677 gene encoding integral membrane protein GPR137B-like, whose protein sequence is MEAQVRDLSLLSPLGTNESLPPPTLTPAVPPYVKLGLTVVYTVFYSLLFLFIYLQLWMVLRYKHKRCSYQTVFLFLCLLWAALRAVLFSFYFRNFVTANTLGPFPFWLLYCCPVCLQFFTLSLMNLYFVQHMC